The bacterium DNA window TGTGGGCGACGAACCCGTCAATCTGCGGAATCGCGCGTTGATCGAACTTGCTTACTCTGCCGGCCTTCGTGTATCCGAATTGTGCGGACTGCGATTGCGGCAAACGAATTTCAGCGAGCGCGTGCTGCGTATTCGCGGCAAGGGCAATAAGGAACGCCTGTGTCCGTTTGGTGAGCAAGCGGCCGCCGCGTTGCACGCGTATCTGGAGTCGGGCCGCAGTTTCCTGCGCGGCACAGCCCCGGATTCCTCGCCTGTGCCGCTTCCCGACCGGGCGGAAGATTTTGTATTTTTGACGCGTTCAGGTTTGCCCCTGACACGATTCGGCTGTGCCGCGACCTTGCGCGCGTTATGCAAACAGGCCGGTTTCACTCACCACATCTCTCCTCACACCCTCAGACATAGCTTTGCCACACATCTGCTTGAAGGCGGCGCAGATTTACGCGTCGTTCAGGAACTGCTGGGCCATTCGTCCATTACGACCACGGAAATCTACACTCATCTCGACCGCGACTATCTCACGGAAACGGTGCGCTCGTTTCATCCGCGCGGCTAAGACTGCTCACCTTGCGTTTGCGGCCGTGCTCGTGCTTTGTTCGTCCGTTGCGCGAGCGACCGATCTGCGGGAGCGTCTCGATTCGCTCGTGGCGCTGGACGCCGCTGCGGGCGCCTCGTGGAGCATTCTCTTCACCGATCTATCCAGCGGCGAATCGCTGCTCGAACGCAATGCGGATCTACTGTTAATCCCCGCGTCGGTCACTAAGCTCTGGACAACGGCCGCGGCCTTCAGTCTGCTGGGACCGGACTATCGCATGGTCACCAAGTTCTGCTCCTCCGCGCCGCTGGACGGCGGTGGTACGCTGAACGGTAACTTGCAGGTAGTCGTCGGTGGCGATCCGATGTTTGAGCCGAAGTC harbors:
- a CDS encoding tyrosine recombinase; the protein is MASRPLLDTKSSTIPSSAQADQSSRLIEEWLRARKYERQLASNTVAAYRRDLQRFAASLQERHRDLPSATPADLHAAFASASGGISARTENRRRAAVRNFYRWLLRERRIPADPSAELQGAEIGRSLPKVVKLDYIEALLRAAVGDEPVNLRNRALIELAYSAGLRVSELCGLRLRQTNFSERVLRIRGKGNKERLCPFGEQAAAALHAYLESGRSFLRGTAPDSSPVPLPDRAEDFVFLTRSGLPLTRFGCAATLRALCKQAGFTHHISPHTLRHSFATHLLEGGADLRVVQELLGHSSITTTEIYTHLDRDYLTETVRSFHPRG